A region from the Nostoc sp. HK-01 genome encodes:
- a CDS encoding alcohol dehydrogenase has protein sequence MKAVCWQGANEVRVESVPDPTILNPRDAIIKITSTAICGSDLHIYGGYIPTVQKGDIIGHEFMGEVVEVGKGVNNLKIGDRVVVPSTIGCGRCNYCQRDQWSLCDNSNPNSWMEEKLFGNITSAIYGYSHLLGGYAGAQAEYIRVPFADVGVVKVPSEIPDEKLLFISDAIPTGYMGAELCDIQPGDTVAVWGSGAVGLFAMISAYMMGAEKVIAIDRFPERLEMAKKYAKAEVINYEEVNTGEALKEMTGGRGPDACIDAVGLEAHGVGLEDFYDQTKQKLRLETDRPHVLREMMVACRKGGTLAIMGVYGGFVDKIPLGAAFNKGLTFRMGQMHGQKYMHLLLQQILDGKLDPSFVVTHQLPLEEAAHGYHIFQQKKDNCVKVVLKP, from the coding sequence CGATTCTTAATCCCCGTGATGCGATTATTAAAATTACCTCTACAGCTATCTGTGGTTCGGATTTACATATATATGGCGGCTATATCCCGACAGTCCAAAAAGGTGACATTATTGGTCACGAATTTATGGGGGAAGTCGTCGAGGTTGGCAAGGGAGTCAATAATTTAAAAATAGGCGATCGCGTTGTTGTTCCTTCTACAATTGGCTGTGGTCGATGTAATTATTGCCAGCGTGACCAATGGTCGCTGTGCGATAATTCCAACCCCAATAGTTGGATGGAAGAAAAGTTATTCGGCAATATCACATCAGCAATTTACGGCTACTCTCACCTTTTAGGTGGCTATGCAGGCGCACAAGCCGAATATATCCGCGTACCTTTTGCTGATGTTGGTGTTGTCAAAGTTCCGTCAGAGATACCTGATGAGAAACTACTGTTCATCTCCGACGCTATCCCTACCGGATATATGGGAGCAGAACTCTGTGATATTCAGCCTGGGGATACAGTAGCCGTTTGGGGTTCTGGTGCAGTGGGACTGTTCGCCATGATTAGCGCCTATATGATGGGTGCAGAAAAAGTAATTGCGATCGACCGCTTCCCCGAACGCTTAGAAATGGCGAAAAAATATGCCAAAGCCGAAGTAATTAACTACGAAGAAGTTAATACCGGTGAAGCATTAAAAGAAATGACTGGCGGACGCGGCCCTGATGCTTGTATTGATGCAGTCGGTTTAGAAGCGCACGGAGTTGGTTTAGAAGACTTCTACGACCAAACAAAACAAAAGCTCAGGTTAGAAACCGACCGTCCCCACGTATTAAGAGAAATGATGGTGGCCTGTCGTAAAGGCGGCACTCTAGCAATTATGGGTGTTTATGGTGGTTTTGTAGACAAAATACCCTTGGGTGCAGCTTTTAACAAAGGTCTAACCTTCAGAATGGGACAAATGCATGGTCAGAAATATATGCATTTGTTACTCCAGCAAATCTTGGACGGTAAACTTGATCCTTCTTTTGTGGTAACTCATCAATTACCACTAGAAGAAGCGGCTCACGGTTATCACATTTTTCAACAGAAAAAAGACAACTGTGTCAAAGTCGTCCTTAAACCATGA